The Solibacillus daqui genome has a segment encoding these proteins:
- a CDS encoding GntR family transcriptional regulator, which produces MIIKLSNNSNQPIYEQITDQLKQAILSGVLMTGDALPSIRALAKELKISVMTTKRAYANLERDGFIETIAGKGSYVSERNQDFLREELIRQIEVHLTKAVSVAKLASVDKDSLHELLDLLLEESP; this is translated from the coding sequence ATGATTATAAAGTTGAGTAACAATAGCAACCAGCCCATTTACGAGCAAATTACCGATCAATTAAAACAAGCGATTTTATCTGGTGTGCTTATGACGGGTGATGCCCTACCTTCAATTCGTGCACTTGCTAAAGAATTAAAAATTAGTGTGATGACGACAAAGCGTGCCTATGCCAATTTAGAACGTGATGGCTTTATTGAAACGATTGCTGGCAAAGGTAGCTATGTATCCGAGCGCAATCAGGATTTTTTACGCGAAGAGCTCATTCGTCAAATTGAGGTTCATTTGACAAAAGCGGTGTCCGTTGCAAAATTAGCCTCTGTTGACAAAGACTCGCTTCACGAGCTACTAGACTTACTATTGGAGGAATCGCCATGA
- a CDS encoding YlmC/YmxH family sporulation protein: protein MLLSELAEKELIEMNNGVRYGYLAETECIFDAKTGKIIGFEMPAQMVKIPFQKKKGGMVKYIPWEEIRLIGEDRILFHKTTSTLKQIER, encoded by the coding sequence ATGCTGTTGTCAGAGCTTGCAGAAAAGGAATTAATCGAAATGAATAATGGTGTGCGCTATGGATATTTAGCGGAGACAGAATGTATATTTGATGCAAAAACAGGGAAAATTATCGGTTTTGAAATGCCTGCGCAAATGGTAAAAATACCTTTTCAAAAAAAGAAAGGCGGAATGGTGAAGTACATTCCGTGGGAGGAAATCCGACTTATAGGAGAAGACCGAATCTTATTTCATAAAACAACATCAACGTTAAAGCAGATTGAACGATGA
- a CDS encoding NAD(P)-dependent oxidoreductase codes for MTERWLVIGTDERMKYLAKQLTNDSRTVYYKNRDAWDAELNKTALEFHPTHVVLPIQPLHLRVDQLAGISQAQIFAGRLTDLWYEVLKNKEIYFYLQDETFIWKNAALTAEGLLAHLYAEKFSVQHKKVLITGFGRVGKMLALFLNRLHAQVIIAVRSKAQQAEAIAYGYEGIELNQKMPKTDLMINTIPTKWLNETYQPLLNCPIYDVASAPGCLDELKLSQYELLPALPGKFFPHAAANVMCETVLRLRKEHINA; via the coding sequence ATGACGGAGCGCTGGCTTGTTATAGGGACCGATGAACGGATGAAGTATTTAGCGAAACAGTTAACAAATGATTCGCGTACAGTGTATTACAAAAATCGGGATGCATGGGACGCGGAGCTAAATAAAACGGCATTAGAATTCCACCCAACCCATGTTGTGCTACCAATCCAACCACTTCATTTAAGGGTCGATCAACTTGCAGGAATCAGTCAGGCGCAGATTTTTGCGGGGAGATTGACGGATTTATGGTATGAGGTATTAAAAAATAAAGAGATCTATTTTTACTTGCAAGATGAAACGTTTATTTGGAAAAATGCAGCACTCACTGCTGAAGGTTTGTTAGCACATCTTTATGCAGAAAAGTTCAGTGTACAGCACAAAAAAGTACTCATTACAGGCTTTGGTCGTGTTGGAAAGATGCTTGCGTTATTTTTAAATCGTTTGCATGCGCAGGTCATTATTGCAGTTCGTTCTAAGGCACAGCAAGCAGAGGCGATTGCATATGGGTATGAAGGAATCGAACTTAACCAAAAAATGCCAAAAACAGATTTGATGATTAATACTATTCCAACAAAGTGGTTGAATGAAACGTATCAGCCACTATTGAACTGTCCAATATATGATGTCGCGTCTGCACCGGGGTGTTTAGATGAGCTGAAATTATCGCAATATGAATTACTGCCAGCATTGCCTGGGAAATTTTTTCCGCATGCTGCTGCAAATGTAATGTGTGAGACGGTTTTACGTTTAAGAAAGGAGCACATCAATGCTTGA
- a CDS encoding dipicolinate synthase subunit B, with the protein MLEGKRIGLGITASHCTYEDVVPKITDLRNAGATVVPIITPSVLHAATRFGTGEEWIEKIEALAGEKVVSSIAEAEPFGPKNPLDCMVIAPLTGNSLSKFANASTDSAVLMAAKATLRNGSPVVLGISTNDALGLNGMNLMKLMNAKNIFFIPFGQDDPIKKPTSCISDFTKMLETVAYTLAHKKQIQPIFIQYFK; encoded by the coding sequence ATGCTTGAAGGAAAACGAATCGGATTAGGTATCACGGCATCGCATTGTACGTATGAAGATGTTGTACCGAAAATTACAGATCTACGAAATGCGGGAGCAACAGTTGTACCAATTATTACACCGTCAGTTTTACATGCCGCAACACGTTTTGGAACAGGTGAAGAATGGATTGAAAAAATCGAAGCGCTTGCCGGGGAAAAAGTGGTAAGCTCGATTGCTGAAGCAGAGCCATTCGGACCGAAAAATCCACTTGATTGTATGGTTATTGCTCCGTTAACAGGGAATTCCCTGAGTAAATTTGCCAACGCTTCAACTGATAGTGCAGTATTAATGGCTGCTAAGGCTACACTTCGTAATGGTTCACCTGTTGTCCTCGGTATTTCTACAAACGATGCACTTGGATTAAACGGTATGAATTTAATGAAATTAATGAATGCCAAAAACATTTTCTTTATTCCATTCGGTCAAGATGATCCAATAAAAAAACCTACGTCCTGTATATCAGACTTCACGAAAATGCTCGAAACTGTCGCATATACGCTCGCTCATAAAAAACAAATACAACCTATATTTATACAATATTTTAAATAG
- a CDS encoding aspartate-semialdehyde dehydrogenase: MTKKLNVAVVGATGAVGSKMMEKLVERNFPIETIKFLASARSAGKTIEFNGTQYKIEEATPESFEGVDVALFSAGGSVSEVLAPEAAKRGAIVIDNTSHFRMDPEVPLVVPEVNRHALKTIPKGIIANPNCSTIQMVAALQPIREKFGLTKIIVSTYQAVSGSGIAAIEELREQSAQWEAGKNVEANVLPVKSDVKHYPIARNVIPQIDKFTDNGFTYEEMKMINETKKIMEAPGMKVAATCVRVPVVSGHSESVYIEVEQETTVQEIFEALKAAPGITLQDDISQQLYPMPIFAENEEATFVGRIRQDLDNKKGFHLWIVSDNLLKGAALNSIQIAEAMLEDNLL, encoded by the coding sequence ATGACGAAAAAATTAAATGTTGCAGTAGTTGGTGCAACAGGAGCAGTAGGATCAAAAATGATGGAGAAGTTAGTGGAGCGTAATTTCCCAATCGAGACAATCAAATTTTTAGCCTCGGCTCGTTCTGCAGGTAAAACAATTGAATTTAATGGAACACAATATAAAATCGAAGAAGCAACACCAGAAAGCTTTGAAGGTGTAGATGTAGCATTATTCTCTGCTGGAGGCTCAGTGTCTGAGGTATTAGCACCAGAAGCAGCAAAACGTGGGGCAATCGTTATTGATAACACTAGTCACTTCCGTATGGACCCAGAAGTACCACTTGTTGTACCAGAAGTAAACCGCCATGCTTTAAAAACAATTCCTAAAGGGATTATTGCCAATCCAAACTGTTCAACAATCCAGATGGTAGCAGCTCTTCAACCAATTCGTGAAAAATTTGGTTTAACAAAAATTATCGTCTCTACTTACCAAGCCGTTTCAGGTTCAGGTATTGCAGCAATTGAAGAATTACGCGAGCAAAGTGCACAGTGGGAAGCTGGCAAAAATGTAGAAGCAAACGTATTACCGGTTAAATCAGATGTAAAGCATTATCCAATCGCACGTAACGTCATTCCCCAAATTGACAAGTTTACTGATAATGGCTTTACGTATGAAGAAATGAAAATGATTAACGAAACGAAAAAAATTATGGAAGCACCTGGCATGAAAGTAGCAGCTACATGTGTACGTGTACCAGTAGTTTCAGGTCACTCAGAATCTGTATATATCGAGGTAGAGCAAGAAACAACAGTACAAGAAATTTTTGAAGCCTTAAAAGCTGCACCAGGTATTACATTGCAAGATGACATTTCACAACAGCTTTACCCGATGCCAATTTTTGCAGAAAACGAAGAAGCAACATTCGTAGGCCGTATTCGCCAAGATCTAGATAACAAAAAAGGCTTCCACTTATGGATTGTTTCTGACAATTTACTAAAGGGTGCTGCACTAAATTCTATTCAAATTGCAGAAGCTATGTTAGAGGATAACTTACTATAA
- the dapA gene encoding 4-hydroxy-tetrahydrodipicolinate synthase has translation MDFGRIGTAMITPFKKDGTINYPELERIINHLIENGTDCIVACGTTSENPTMSTEEKIEVVRFTVEKSAGRVPVIAGTGDNETAYSIMMTHKAEENGADGIMLVTPYYNKPNQRGMYAHFETIAKETQLPVMLYNVPGRTGANILADTTISLSRDVENITCIKEASGNLDQMGDIIENVEPDFYVYSGDDGLTLPLLAIGGRGIISVASHVVGKDMQQMIRAFEEGRHQEAAQIHRALLPLVRALFAQPNPSPIKYAMTKLGFDTLDVRMPMMEMLPEEKEAFDVIWDTYQAKADKFRALQNS, from the coding sequence ATGGATTTTGGACGAATTGGTACAGCGATGATTACGCCATTTAAAAAAGATGGCACCATTAATTATCCTGAACTTGAGCGTATTATAAATCATCTAATTGAAAATGGAACAGATTGCATTGTCGCGTGCGGTACAACTTCAGAAAACCCGACAATGTCAACAGAAGAAAAAATTGAAGTAGTACGTTTCACAGTTGAAAAATCAGCAGGTCGTGTGCCGGTTATTGCGGGAACAGGGGATAACGAAACGGCATATTCAATTATGATGACACATAAAGCTGAAGAAAACGGTGCAGATGGTATTATGCTTGTAACACCATACTACAATAAGCCTAACCAACGCGGTATGTATGCCCACTTTGAAACAATCGCAAAAGAAACGCAACTGCCAGTCATGCTATATAATGTACCAGGTCGTACAGGTGCCAATATTTTAGCTGACACGACAATATCATTAAGCCGTGATGTTGAAAATATTACATGTATTAAAGAAGCGAGCGGTAACTTGGACCAAATGGGTGACATTATCGAAAATGTTGAGCCAGACTTTTACGTATATTCTGGTGATGACGGCTTAACCTTACCGTTACTTGCGATTGGTGGTCGCGGTATAATCTCAGTAGCCTCACATGTAGTCGGAAAAGATATGCAGCAAATGATTCGAGCGTTTGAGGAAGGTCGTCATCAGGAGGCGGCTCAAATTCACCGAGCTTTATTACCACTTGTCCGTGCGCTATTTGCACAGCCAAATCCATCGCCAATTAAATATGCGATGACAAAGCTAGGCTTTGATACTTTAGATGTACGCATGCCGATGATGGAAATGCTTCCAGAAGAAAAAGAAGCATTTGACGTGATTTGGGATACGTATCAAGCAAAAGCCGATAAATTCCGTGCCTTACAAAACAGTTAA
- a CDS encoding ribonuclease J gives MTKTKNELIRVIPLGGVGEIGKSMYVIEIDEELFVVDSGLMFPEDEMLGIDIVIPDITYLEENKERVKGIFLTHGHEDAIGSIAYVLRKVKAPVYGSKLSIALAKEHLKELPAPYQVKFFEVTSNSRMNFNSTYVTFFHTTHSIPDSLGIVFHTSEGAIVHTGEFKFDQAAKGKFKPDLAKMAMVGEEGVFMLLSESIEAERPGYTTSEAVIAEELQKTFHSAPGRIIVALYASNFIRIQQIFTQAAESYRKVAVVGKSLEKIVDIGVNLGYLEVDEDTIIPVNEISKYEDDEIIIMATGNKGEPLDALDKIVRKHHRDVKIKNTDTVLITFTPSPSMEVQMYNTMNQLAKAGANVLTSNKKVHVSGHGSAEDLKLMLNFMKPKYFVPIQGEYRMLIAHSKLAQEIGLQKSQIFIADKGDIIEYKSGKMRMTGRVQAGNVLIDGIGVGDVGNIVLRDRKLLSQDGIFIVVVTLNRAQKKIASGPEILSRGFVYVRESEQLMEEASDIAREVIEKYVGKETFEWTNIKQEIRDTLNQYLFQKTKRRPMIIPIIMEY, from the coding sequence GTGACAAAGACAAAAAACGAATTAATCCGTGTCATCCCGCTTGGCGGCGTTGGCGAAATCGGAAAATCAATGTATGTAATTGAAATCGACGAAGAGCTTTTCGTAGTAGACAGTGGGTTAATGTTCCCAGAGGACGAGATGCTTGGAATTGATATCGTCATTCCAGATATTACGTATCTAGAAGAAAATAAAGAACGCGTAAAAGGGATTTTCTTAACGCACGGACACGAAGACGCAATTGGTTCGATCGCGTATGTGTTAAGAAAAGTAAAAGCACCTGTTTACGGCTCAAAATTATCAATCGCACTAGCAAAAGAGCATTTGAAAGAATTACCAGCACCTTACCAAGTGAAGTTCTTCGAGGTAACGAGCAATAGTCGCATGAACTTCAATTCAACGTATGTAACGTTTTTCCATACAACACACAGTATTCCGGATTCACTAGGGATTGTGTTCCATACGTCTGAAGGGGCAATCGTTCACACAGGTGAATTTAAATTTGACCAAGCTGCTAAAGGCAAATTCAAGCCGGACTTAGCAAAAATGGCGATGGTAGGGGAAGAAGGTGTATTTATGCTTCTTTCAGAGTCGATTGAAGCAGAACGCCCAGGCTATACAACGAGTGAAGCAGTCATCGCAGAGGAGTTACAAAAAACATTTCATTCTGCGCCAGGCCGTATTATTGTAGCACTTTATGCATCAAACTTTATCCGCATTCAACAAATATTCACACAAGCAGCCGAGTCTTATCGTAAAGTAGCGGTAGTTGGAAAATCATTAGAGAAAATTGTTGATATTGGTGTGAATTTAGGCTATTTAGAAGTCGATGAAGATACAATTATTCCAGTAAACGAAATCAGCAAATACGAAGACGATGAAATAATTATTATGGCAACAGGTAACAAAGGTGAACCACTTGATGCGCTAGACAAAATCGTGCGCAAACACCACCGTGATGTCAAAATTAAAAATACAGATACTGTTTTAATTACTTTCACGCCATCACCATCGATGGAAGTGCAAATGTATAACACTATGAACCAATTAGCAAAAGCCGGTGCAAATGTCTTAACATCTAACAAAAAAGTACATGTATCGGGGCATGGTAGCGCAGAAGATTTAAAATTAATGTTAAACTTCATGAAACCAAAGTATTTTGTGCCGATTCAAGGTGAATACCGTATGTTAATTGCGCACTCAAAATTAGCACAAGAAATAGGGCTACAAAAATCACAAATTTTCATCGCAGATAAAGGCGATATTATAGAATACAAAAGTGGCAAAATGCGCATGACTGGTCGTGTACAAGCTGGTAATGTTTTAATCGACGGAATCGGCGTTGGTGATGTTGGAAATATCGTATTGCGTGATCGTAAGTTATTATCACAAGATGGTATTTTTATTGTTGTTGTGACACTTAACCGTGCGCAAAAGAAAATTGCATCAGGTCCAGAAATTTTATCACGTGGTTTCGTTTACGTTCGTGAGTCAGAGCAGCTAATGGAAGAAGCTTCAGACATTGCACGTGAAGTTATCGAAAAATACGTTGGTAAAGAAACATTTGAATGGACAAACATTAAGCAAGAAATTCGTGACACTTTAAATCAATATCTATTCCAAAAAACAAAGCGTCGTCCAATGATTATTCCAATTATTATGGAATACTAG
- a CDS encoding FtsK/SpoIIIE family DNA translocase: protein MERKSKSGKAKAKPKQKNKPKLKADSKKELHPLAYEIIGIVLIALALIEFLEFGLVGRWMHSIAMFIFGNLHFIVPLLCFIISGMLMVKRRGVAFKTRIIYGVLFVGMSLTIFSHSMLFEQLHNTNGLLSNSVLKETWRILISTDGIVNRSNALGGGMIGGLLFSILHVLFDAGGAKIAAFVLFVIGVILITGKALVPFLVEKAPSVKGKIKLPKRRAKVEQPQETKKRARRPQQEIEEDQFAQNYEEIVITAANHEPANVSNFTEEKLSPQVIELEEVEVDVTPLVQEPPTTQQSYKLPSIQLLNAPPQHDQSGEYSIIQMNAKKLEQTFASFGVKAKVTQAHLGPAVTKYEVMPDTGVKVSKIVGLQDDLALALAAKDIRIEAPIPGKSAVGIEVPNSEIAMVTLREVIESNEIVKPDSKLFVSLGRDVTGQAISAELNRMPHLLVAGSTGSGKSVCINGIIVSLLMRATPSEVRLMMIDPKMVELSVYNGIPHLLAPVVTDARKASQALQKVVAEMERRYDLFSMSGTRNIEGYNAYIMRHNMETGEEQPKLPFIVVIVDELADLMMVASHEVEDAITRLAQMARAAGIHLIIATQRPSVDVITGIIKANIPSRIAFAVSSAVDSRTILDMGGAERLLGRGDMLYLPAGASKPVRVQGAFVSDQEVEKVIDSVVEQQKAQYEEAMIPTDEPVANELDDTDELYDEAVQLVIEMQTASVSLLQRRFRIGYSRAARIVDQMEARGVVGPPEGSKPRQVLGNRYN, encoded by the coding sequence TTGGAACGAAAATCAAAATCGGGAAAAGCGAAAGCAAAACCAAAACAAAAAAACAAGCCCAAGTTAAAGGCTGATAGTAAAAAAGAGTTACATCCACTCGCATATGAAATTATCGGTATTGTTTTAATCGCACTGGCCTTAATTGAGTTTTTGGAATTTGGACTAGTCGGTAGATGGATGCATTCGATTGCGATGTTTATCTTTGGTAATCTGCATTTTATTGTGCCGTTATTATGTTTTATCATTTCGGGCATGTTAATGGTCAAACGTCGTGGAGTAGCATTTAAGACACGTATCATTTATGGTGTGTTATTTGTTGGTATGAGCTTAACAATTTTTAGTCACAGTATGTTATTTGAACAGTTGCATAATACGAATGGATTGTTATCAAATTCAGTATTAAAAGAAACGTGGCGAATTTTAATTAGCACAGATGGAATTGTCAATCGCAGTAATGCGTTGGGTGGCGGTATGATTGGTGGCTTATTATTTAGTATTTTGCACGTTCTATTCGACGCGGGTGGTGCAAAAATTGCTGCCTTTGTGTTGTTTGTAATAGGCGTGATTTTAATTACAGGAAAAGCACTTGTACCATTTTTAGTTGAAAAAGCACCTTCTGTAAAAGGAAAAATAAAATTACCAAAGCGTCGTGCCAAAGTAGAGCAGCCACAGGAAACAAAGAAACGTGCGCGTCGTCCGCAGCAAGAAATCGAGGAAGATCAATTCGCACAAAATTATGAAGAAATTGTAATCACGGCGGCAAATCATGAGCCTGCAAATGTGTCGAATTTTACTGAAGAAAAGCTGTCACCACAAGTAATAGAGTTAGAAGAAGTAGAGGTAGATGTAACGCCGCTTGTTCAGGAACCTCCTACAACGCAGCAGTCATATAAATTACCGTCTATTCAACTATTGAATGCGCCACCGCAACATGATCAAAGTGGAGAGTATTCCATCATTCAGATGAATGCCAAAAAACTTGAACAAACCTTTGCAAGCTTTGGTGTAAAGGCCAAAGTGACACAGGCTCATTTAGGACCGGCTGTTACGAAATACGAGGTGATGCCAGATACGGGAGTTAAGGTTAGCAAAATTGTGGGCTTGCAGGATGATTTAGCATTGGCACTAGCCGCAAAGGATATTCGAATTGAAGCGCCAATTCCAGGGAAATCGGCAGTAGGAATTGAAGTGCCCAATAGTGAAATTGCAATGGTAACATTACGTGAAGTAATCGAATCCAATGAAATAGTAAAGCCTGATTCAAAACTGTTTGTCAGTTTAGGTCGAGATGTAACAGGGCAAGCGATCTCTGCAGAGCTAAACAGAATGCCGCACTTATTAGTTGCTGGTTCGACAGGTAGTGGTAAAAGTGTATGTATTAATGGCATTATTGTGTCACTTTTAATGCGTGCTACACCGAGTGAAGTTCGCTTGATGATGATTGACCCGAAAATGGTTGAATTAAGTGTATATAACGGAATTCCTCACTTGTTAGCGCCTGTTGTAACAGATGCTAGAAAAGCGTCACAAGCTTTACAAAAGGTAGTAGCTGAAATGGAACGTCGTTATGATCTCTTTTCGATGTCAGGTACACGGAATATTGAAGGTTATAATGCTTACATTATGCGTCATAATATGGAAACAGGAGAGGAACAACCGAAGCTACCGTTCATCGTCGTGATTGTCGATGAGTTAGCGGATTTAATGATGGTTGCCTCACATGAGGTGGAGGATGCGATTACACGATTAGCGCAAATGGCACGTGCTGCAGGGATTCATTTAATTATTGCCACACAGCGACCATCTGTAGATGTCATTACTGGTATTATTAAAGCGAATATTCCATCACGAATTGCCTTTGCAGTATCATCAGCAGTTGATTCACGTACAATATTAGATATGGGCGGTGCGGAACGATTATTAGGACGTGGCGATATGCTGTATTTACCGGCTGGTGCATCAAAACCAGTCCGTGTACAAGGTGCATTTGTAAGCGATCAAGAAGTGGAAAAGGTAATTGACAGCGTAGTAGAGCAGCAAAAAGCACAATACGAAGAGGCGATGATTCCAACTGATGAACCAGTAGCAAATGAATTAGATGACACGGATGAGCTTTATGATGAAGCCGTACAGCTTGTAATAGAAATGCAAACCGCTTCGGTGTCATTATTACAGCGTCGATTCCGTATAGGCTATTCTCGTGCTGCGCGAATCGTTGATCAAATGGAAGCGCGCGGAGTTGTCGGACCTCCTGAAGGAAGTAAACCAAGACAAGTATTAGGAAATCGTTATAATTAA
- a CDS encoding GntR family transcriptional regulator, producing MSIKADHRHLYLQVIDRLKSDIEKGTYRENEKLPSEFELSKTLGVSRATLREALRLLEEENIIVRRHGVGTFVNPKPLFTSGIEHLSSVSSMIENAGMRPGTIFISAKEEKATEDDVERFQTDIDDNVITIERVRTADNEPVVYCVDRVPANLLPSEFLNNQNVSIFSALEQTGNIRVAYAVTYIDPVGFHDEVSPILKCGPETALLVLKQLHYDENDRVVLYSKNYFRADKFSFHVVRKRV from the coding sequence GTGTCCATTAAAGCTGATCATCGTCATTTATACCTGCAAGTAATTGACCGTTTAAAGTCAGATATTGAAAAAGGGACTTATCGTGAAAACGAAAAATTACCTTCTGAGTTTGAATTATCAAAGACACTAGGTGTAAGTCGTGCAACGCTTCGTGAAGCACTTCGACTTTTGGAAGAAGAAAACATCATCGTGCGTCGTCATGGTGTTGGCACATTTGTAAATCCAAAACCGTTGTTTACATCTGGTATTGAGCATTTATCGAGTGTGTCTTCTATGATTGAAAATGCCGGAATGCGACCTGGTACGATTTTTATTAGTGCCAAGGAAGAAAAGGCAACAGAAGATGATGTGGAACGTTTCCAAACTGACATTGATGACAATGTTATAACGATTGAACGTGTAAGAACGGCAGATAATGAGCCGGTAGTTTACTGTGTGGACAGAGTGCCAGCGAATCTTTTGCCAAGTGAATTTTTAAACAATCAAAATGTTTCAATTTTTTCGGCTTTAGAGCAAACGGGCAATATTCGTGTTGCTTATGCAGTTACTTATATTGATCCGGTGGGCTTCCATGACGAAGTATCTCCAATTTTGAAATGTGGTCCAGAAACCGCTCTACTTGTTTTGAAACAGCTACATTATGATGAAAATGATCGTGTAGTACTTTATTCGAAAAATTATTTCAGAGCTGATAAATTCAGCTTCCATGTAGTACGTAAACGGGTGTAG